The following proteins come from a genomic window of Tepidiforma thermophila:
- a CDS encoding DUF4352 domain-containing protein, which produces MAKSPTEKLLQELDQLKARGRITDEEYAARRQAIISGQVQLPAEKSGGGFFKKVGIGCGALIGILIVVVIIAAAAGGGSDSNDTGGTASSSGTPAAGTNRGDVRVPLAPGSSGEIAPEGNPGQKSRVTIVQIMDPVVSTNQFSRPKAGMRWIGIEVIHENIGTKEVGSFDWKLRDTNDNEHEQDVMGPVVDLPDLDPFYSDLTPGGKKQGWIYFQVPEGAGIKWLRADPNIFLKNDLYFEAP; this is translated from the coding sequence ATGGCCAAGTCACCCACCGAAAAACTGCTCCAGGAGCTCGACCAGCTCAAGGCGCGCGGCCGCATCACCGACGAAGAGTACGCCGCCCGCCGCCAGGCGATCATCTCCGGCCAGGTCCAACTCCCCGCCGAAAAGTCCGGCGGCGGCTTCTTCAAGAAGGTCGGCATCGGCTGCGGCGCGCTCATCGGCATCCTCATCGTGGTCGTCATCATCGCGGCGGCGGCCGGCGGCGGCTCCGACAGCAACGACACCGGCGGCACCGCTTCCTCCTCCGGTACACCGGCCGCGGGCACGAACAGGGGCGATGTCCGCGTGCCCCTCGCGCCCGGCTCCTCCGGCGAAATTGCCCCCGAGGGCAACCCGGGCCAAAAATCTCGCGTCACCATCGTGCAGATCATGGACCCGGTCGTCTCGACCAACCAGTTCTCCCGGCCGAAGGCCGGCATGCGCTGGATCGGCATCGAAGTCATCCACGAAAACATCGGCACGAAGGAGGTCGGCTCCTTCGACTGGAAGCTCCGCGACACGAACGACAATGAACACGAGCAGGACGTCATGGGGCCCGTCGTCGACCTGCCCGACCTCGACCCGTTCTACAGCGACCTCACCCCGGGCGGCAAGAAACAGGGCTGGATCTACTTCCAGGTTCCCGAGGGCGCCGGCATCAAGTGGCTCCGCGCCGACCCGAACATCTTCCTGAAGAACGACCTCTACTTCGAGGCGCCCTGA
- a CDS encoding CAP domain-containing protein: MPPAVRRQLLLAAALAGALLLTLAPRASRALANCDVPDAALDADEQAFIQLLNEYRTSQGLQPVAVDTALVRAATWMAIDLGGRSTFSHTDSLGRSPWTRMADCGVGRPGGENLAAGTPLAAPAAVLAAWQGSAAHNAIMLDAAFTLVGVARHSAPGSTYGVYWVLVFGYGTPGSAASSAAPTPTPVPSVAPPAPAPPPPPAGQPAPPPLAFGAGVASFTWQGPHAPVAGVFGPAGSAVRGIYAYDPAGGRWLRWSPHLHPRLNTLAILQPGTCYWVVAAAPVSAAIPGP; encoded by the coding sequence ATGCCGCCCGCTGTCCGCCGTCAGCTGCTCCTCGCGGCTGCGCTCGCAGGAGCCCTCCTGCTCACCCTCGCTCCCCGCGCATCCCGCGCCCTCGCGAACTGCGACGTCCCCGACGCCGCCCTCGACGCCGATGAGCAGGCATTCATCCAGCTCCTGAACGAGTACCGCACCAGCCAGGGCCTCCAGCCCGTCGCCGTCGATACCGCCCTCGTCCGCGCCGCCACCTGGATGGCCATCGACCTCGGCGGCCGCTCCACCTTCAGCCACACCGACTCCCTTGGCCGCTCCCCCTGGACCCGGATGGCCGATTGCGGCGTCGGCCGCCCCGGCGGCGAAAACCTTGCCGCGGGCACGCCGCTCGCCGCACCCGCAGCCGTCCTCGCGGCCTGGCAGGGCTCTGCCGCCCACAACGCCATCATGCTCGACGCCGCCTTCACCCTCGTCGGCGTCGCCCGTCACAGTGCGCCCGGCAGCACCTACGGCGTCTACTGGGTCCTGGTGTTCGGCTACGGCACACCCGGCAGCGCGGCATCGTCGGCCGCTCCAACGCCGACTCCGGTCCCGTCCGTCGCTCCGCCGGCGCCCGCCCCGCCTCCCCCTCCTGCCGGGCAACCGGCACCCCCGCCCCTGGCCTTCGGCGCCGGCGTCGCCTCGTTCACCTGGCAGGGCCCGCATGCCCCCGTCGCCGGGGTGTTCGGACCCGCCGGAAGCGCTGTCCGCGGCATCTACGCCTACGACCCGGCCGGCGGCCGCTGGCTCCGCTGGAGCCCGCACCTCCATCCCCGCCTGAACACCCTCGCCATCCTCCAGCCCGGCACGTGCTACTGGGTCGTCGCCGCGGCCCCCGTTTCCGCCGCAATCCCGGGCCCGTGA
- a CDS encoding SPFH domain-containing protein encodes MAGLIILGVAAVIVLVLLFGSLFTVEQQTAAIVERFGKFRRVAGPGLNVKIPLIERVAGRVNLRVQQLDVAVETKTLDNVFVHTVVAVQYRVIPDRVYDAFYRLDQPTVQITAYVFDTVRARVPKMELDAVFERKDEIAMAVKNELAGEMSEFGFQIVQALVTDIDPDKKVKESMNEINAARRLREAALERGEADKILKVKAAEAEAESKALQGQGIANQRRAIIDGLRDSVDQFQQSIAGVTPEAIMQLVLMTQHYDTVKEIGAASRANTIFVPYSPAGMSDFYAQIRDALISANAATTQADVDQADRPGQP; translated from the coding sequence ATGGCAGGTCTCATCATCCTCGGCGTTGCAGCGGTCATTGTGCTCGTGCTGCTGTTCGGTTCGCTGTTCACGGTGGAGCAGCAGACGGCGGCGATTGTCGAGCGGTTCGGGAAGTTCCGGCGGGTCGCCGGGCCGGGCCTGAACGTGAAAATCCCGCTCATCGAGCGGGTCGCGGGCCGGGTGAACCTGCGGGTGCAGCAGCTGGATGTGGCGGTTGAGACGAAAACGCTGGACAACGTGTTCGTCCACACGGTAGTGGCGGTGCAGTACCGGGTGATCCCGGACCGGGTGTATGACGCGTTCTACCGGCTCGACCAGCCGACCGTGCAGATCACGGCGTACGTGTTCGATACGGTCCGGGCGCGGGTGCCGAAGATGGAGCTGGACGCCGTCTTCGAGCGGAAGGACGAGATTGCGATGGCGGTGAAGAACGAGCTTGCCGGTGAGATGAGCGAATTCGGCTTCCAGATCGTGCAGGCGCTCGTGACGGACATCGACCCGGACAAGAAGGTGAAGGAGTCGATGAACGAGATCAATGCGGCGCGGCGGCTGCGGGAGGCGGCGCTGGAGCGGGGCGAGGCGGACAAGATCCTGAAGGTGAAGGCGGCCGAGGCGGAAGCGGAGAGCAAGGCGCTCCAGGGGCAGGGCATCGCGAACCAGCGGCGGGCGATCATCGACGGGCTCCGGGACTCGGTCGACCAGTTCCAGCAGAGCATCGCCGGTGTGACGCCGGAGGCGATTATGCAGCTGGTGCTGATGACGCAGCACTACGATACGGTGAAGGAGATCGGGGCGGCCTCGCGGGCGAACACGATCTTCGTGCCGTATTCGCCGGCGGGCATGTCGGACTTCTACGCGCAGATCCGGGATGCGCTCATCTCGGCGAACGCTGCGACGACGCAGGCGGACGTGGACCAGGCGGACCGGCCGGGGCAGCCGTAG
- a CDS encoding DNA-3-methyladenine glycosylase family protein, with the protein MPIDLAAAAAHLAAADPVMAGLVRAVGPLDLRPPRPGHFEALCRSIVYQQLSGRAAGAIFERFRALYGPAGAFPEPAAVLATPPETLRAAGLSRQKIASLHSLAAHFVAGDLDERGLEHWPDEEVIAHLVRVRGIGRWTAEMFLIFQLQRPDVLPVDDLGINRAIMRRYGLPAMPKPEQVRAIGAPWRPHATVACLYLWRSEDTALPA; encoded by the coding sequence GTGCCTATCGACCTCGCTGCTGCCGCCGCCCACCTCGCCGCTGCCGACCCCGTCATGGCCGGCCTCGTCCGCGCCGTCGGCCCGCTCGACCTCCGCCCGCCCCGGCCGGGCCACTTCGAAGCGCTCTGCCGCAGCATCGTCTACCAGCAGCTCTCCGGCCGCGCCGCCGGCGCCATCTTCGAGCGCTTCCGCGCGCTCTACGGCCCCGCTGGCGCCTTCCCGGAGCCCGCCGCCGTCCTCGCCACGCCCCCGGAGACGCTCCGCGCCGCCGGCCTCTCCCGCCAGAAGATCGCGTCCCTCCACAGCCTCGCCGCCCACTTCGTCGCCGGCGACCTCGACGAACGCGGCCTCGAGCACTGGCCCGACGAGGAGGTCATCGCCCACCTCGTCCGCGTCCGCGGCATCGGCCGCTGGACCGCCGAGATGTTCCTCATCTTCCAGCTCCAGCGGCCCGACGTGCTGCCCGTCGACGACCTCGGCATCAACCGCGCCATCATGCGCCGCTACGGCCTCCCGGCCATGCCGAAGCCGGAGCAGGTCCGCGCCATCGGCGCACCCTGGCGCCCGCACGCCACCGTCGCCTGCCTCTACCTCTGGCGCAGCGAAGACACCGCCCTCCCCGCCTGA
- a CDS encoding SDR family NAD(P)-dependent oxidoreductase has product MERFSLSGKTALVTGGSRGIGYGIAKAFIEAGARVIIAARSEGPLQEAAASLGANCIGLRCDVSEPAEVAALVERAWQLGPLDILVNNAGISPYYKRAEQVTPEEFDAVVRVNLRGAYFASVEAAQRMFAAGRGGSIINVTSVAGIVPLERQGVYAATKAGLHQLTKVMALEWADRGVRVNAIAPGWVETDLVGALFASRHGERLRADIPLGRLATPDDVAGAAVWLASDAASYVTGSIVVIDGGRQLR; this is encoded by the coding sequence ATGGAACGGTTCTCGCTATCGGGCAAGACGGCGCTGGTCACGGGCGGTTCGCGCGGCATCGGCTACGGCATTGCGAAGGCGTTCATCGAGGCCGGGGCGCGGGTAATCATCGCGGCGCGGAGCGAAGGGCCGCTGCAGGAGGCGGCCGCCTCGCTGGGCGCGAACTGCATCGGGCTGCGGTGCGACGTGAGCGAGCCGGCGGAAGTGGCGGCGCTGGTGGAGCGGGCGTGGCAGCTCGGGCCGCTGGATATCCTCGTGAACAACGCGGGCATCAGCCCCTACTACAAGCGCGCGGAGCAGGTGACGCCGGAGGAGTTCGACGCCGTGGTGCGGGTGAACCTGCGGGGCGCCTACTTCGCGAGCGTGGAGGCGGCGCAGCGGATGTTCGCCGCCGGCCGGGGCGGGAGCATCATCAACGTGACCTCGGTGGCGGGCATTGTGCCGCTCGAGCGGCAGGGGGTGTACGCGGCGACGAAAGCGGGGCTGCACCAGCTCACGAAGGTGATGGCGCTCGAATGGGCGGACCGGGGCGTGCGGGTAAACGCCATCGCGCCGGGCTGGGTGGAGACGGACCTCGTGGGCGCGCTGTTTGCGAGCCGCCACGGGGAGCGGCTGCGGGCCGACATCCCGCTGGGGCGGCTGGCAACGCCGGACGACGTGGCGGGGGCCGCGGTCTGGCTGGCGAGCGACGCGGCGAGCTACGTAACCGGCAGCATCGTTGTCATCGACGGCGGGCGGCAGCTGCGGTGA
- a CDS encoding inositol monophosphatase family protein produces the protein MSADPLGRELLALAEAAAREAGALIARYAAEGFAVGTKTTVTDMVTEADRAAERLIAERLLGARPGDGFVGEEGAREAGSSGVRWVVDPLDGTTNFIYGIPAYAVSIAAERDGSVVAGVVHDVVHGLTYAAVRGGGATCNGRPIRVRERAQLATALVGTGFAYDPARRAEQAAVLARVLPAVRDIRRMGSAALDLAHVACGMLDGYYEYRLNPWDIAAGGLLVEEAGGLVGGFGGRSFAEGYVVAAGPAVFAELSALVETAYRAAARGA, from the coding sequence GTGAGCGCTGACCCGCTGGGCCGCGAGCTGCTGGCGCTGGCGGAGGCGGCGGCGCGGGAGGCAGGCGCACTGATCGCGCGGTACGCGGCCGAGGGATTCGCGGTCGGGACGAAGACGACCGTGACGGACATGGTGACGGAGGCGGACCGGGCGGCCGAGCGGCTGATCGCGGAGCGGCTGCTCGGGGCCCGGCCGGGGGACGGGTTCGTGGGGGAGGAGGGCGCACGGGAGGCAGGCAGTTCGGGCGTGCGGTGGGTGGTGGACCCGCTCGACGGGACGACGAACTTCATTTACGGCATCCCGGCCTATGCCGTTTCGATTGCGGCAGAGCGGGACGGGTCAGTTGTGGCCGGGGTCGTGCACGACGTGGTCCACGGACTGACCTATGCGGCTGTCCGGGGCGGCGGCGCGACCTGCAACGGCCGACCGATCCGGGTCCGGGAGAGGGCGCAGCTGGCGACGGCGCTGGTGGGCACGGGCTTCGCCTACGACCCGGCCCGGCGGGCGGAGCAGGCGGCGGTGCTGGCGCGGGTGCTGCCGGCGGTCCGCGACATCCGGCGGATGGGGTCGGCAGCGCTCGACCTCGCGCACGTGGCGTGCGGGATGCTGGACGGCTACTACGAATACCGGCTGAACCCGTGGGACATTGCTGCGGGCGGGCTGCTCGTCGAGGAGGCCGGCGGGCTGGTCGGGGGGTTCGGCGGGCGGAGCTTCGCGGAGGGGTACGTGGTGGCGGCCGGGCCGGCGGTGTTCGCGGAGCTCAGCGCGCTGGTGGAGACGGCCTACCGGGCGGCCGCCAGAGGCGCGTGA
- the dnaK gene encoding molecular chaperone DnaK: MGKVLGIDLGTTNSCMAVMEGGEPVVIPNAEGARTTPSVVAITKTGERLVGQVAKRQAITNPENTIFSIKRFMGRKFNDPEVQRDIKLVPYKVTAAPNGDCQVVLGGRTYSPPEISAMILQKLKADAEAYLGEPVTEAVITVPAYFNDAQRQATKDAGKIAGLEVLRIINEPTAASLAYGLDKKKDELIAVYDLGGGTFDISILEIGDGTFQVLSTNGDTHLGGDDFDQRIIDWLIDEFKKQEGIDLRQDRQALQRLKAEAEKAKIELSSAQQTEINLPFITADASGPKHLNITLTRSKLEQLVHDLLQSTLEPVKKALADAGKKASDIDEVVLVGGQTRMPAIQKLVADFFGKEPHKGVNPDEVVAVGAAVQAGVLKGEVKDVLLLDVTPLTLGIETLGGVMTPIIPRNTTIPTSKSQIFSTAADNQPSVEIHVLQGERPMAADNKSLGRFILDGILPAPRGVPQIEVTFDIDANGIVSVSARDKGTGREQKITIQPSSGLTKEEIERMQREAELYAEEDRRKREAIEVKNTADTMAYQAEKTLRDNADKIPSHLKDEVEEKVKAVREAMESDDVARMRSAMDALSASLQKIGEAVYGAAGAGSASSGPSGSGPAEEGTVEGEFREV; encoded by the coding sequence ATGGGTAAAGTTCTCGGCATCGACCTCGGCACCACCAACAGCTGCATGGCCGTCATGGAAGGCGGCGAGCCCGTCGTCATCCCCAACGCGGAAGGCGCCCGCACCACCCCCTCCGTCGTCGCCATCACCAAGACCGGCGAACGGCTCGTCGGCCAGGTCGCCAAGCGCCAGGCCATCACCAACCCGGAAAACACCATCTTCTCCATCAAGCGCTTCATGGGGCGCAAGTTCAACGACCCCGAAGTCCAGCGCGACATCAAGCTCGTCCCCTACAAGGTCACCGCAGCGCCCAACGGCGACTGCCAGGTCGTCCTCGGCGGCCGCACCTACAGCCCGCCCGAGATCAGCGCCATGATCCTCCAGAAGCTGAAGGCCGACGCCGAAGCCTACCTCGGCGAACCGGTCACCGAGGCCGTCATCACCGTCCCGGCCTACTTCAACGACGCCCAGCGCCAGGCCACTAAGGACGCCGGGAAAATCGCCGGCCTCGAAGTCCTGCGCATCATCAACGAGCCCACCGCCGCCTCGCTCGCCTACGGCCTCGATAAAAAGAAGGACGAGCTGATCGCCGTCTACGACCTCGGCGGCGGCACCTTCGATATCTCCATCCTCGAAATCGGCGACGGCACCTTCCAGGTCCTCTCCACCAACGGCGATACCCACCTCGGCGGCGACGACTTCGACCAGCGCATCATCGACTGGCTGATCGACGAGTTCAAGAAGCAGGAGGGCATCGACCTCCGCCAGGACCGCCAGGCCCTCCAGCGCCTCAAGGCCGAGGCCGAGAAGGCGAAAATCGAACTCTCCTCCGCCCAGCAGACGGAGATCAACCTCCCCTTCATCACCGCCGACGCCAGCGGGCCGAAGCACCTCAACATCACCCTCACCCGCTCGAAGCTCGAGCAGCTCGTCCACGACCTGCTCCAGAGCACCCTCGAGCCCGTCAAGAAGGCCCTCGCCGACGCCGGCAAGAAGGCCTCCGATATCGACGAGGTCGTCCTCGTCGGCGGCCAGACCCGCATGCCGGCCATCCAGAAGCTCGTCGCCGACTTCTTCGGCAAAGAGCCCCACAAGGGCGTCAACCCCGATGAGGTCGTCGCCGTCGGCGCTGCCGTCCAGGCCGGTGTCCTCAAGGGCGAAGTGAAGGACGTCCTCCTCCTCGACGTCACCCCGCTCACCCTCGGCATCGAGACCCTCGGCGGCGTGATGACCCCGATCATCCCGCGCAACACCACCATCCCGACCTCGAAGAGCCAGATCTTCTCCACCGCGGCCGACAACCAGCCGAGCGTCGAAATCCACGTCCTCCAGGGCGAACGGCCCATGGCCGCCGACAACAAGTCGCTCGGCCGCTTCATCCTCGATGGCATCCTCCCCGCGCCCCGCGGCGTCCCCCAGATCGAAGTCACCTTCGATATCGACGCCAACGGCATCGTCTCCGTCTCCGCCCGCGACAAGGGCACCGGCCGCGAGCAGAAGATCACCATCCAGCCCTCCTCCGGCCTCACCAAGGAGGAGATCGAGCGGATGCAGCGCGAGGCCGAGCTCTACGCCGAAGAAGACCGGCGCAAGCGCGAGGCCATCGAGGTGAAGAACACCGCCGACACCATGGCCTACCAGGCCGAAAAGACCCTTCGCGACAACGCCGACAAGATCCCGTCCCACCTCAAGGACGAGGTCGAGGAGAAGGTGAAGGCCGTCCGCGAAGCGATGGAGTCCGACGACGTCGCCCGCATGCGCTCCGCCATGGACGCCCTCTCCGCCTCCCTCCAGAAGATCGGCGAAGCCGTCTACGGCGCCGCCGGCGCCGGCAGCGCCTCGTCCGGCCCGTCCGGCTCCGGCCCCGCCGAGGAGGGCACCGTCGAAGGCGAGTTCCGCGAGGTCTGA
- a CDS encoding nucleotide exchange factor GrpE: MSEPGDDRTVETTSNPDERTADPGALAGNGSAERPADQAESAAADPVAQLEAEREKAESYFRNWQRTAADFANYKRRVEQERSESHRLANAALVINLLPVFDDLDRAVASVDSHLAGLNWVQGIINIHQKFWRLLESMGVSEIPAEGAQFDPACHEAIARQAGPEGRVLHVVQKGYNLGGKVLRPAMVIVGDGTTPEAGQSGT; encoded by the coding sequence ATGAGCGAACCCGGTGACGACCGCACCGTCGAAACCACCAGCAACCCCGATGAGCGCACCGCCGACCCCGGCGCCCTCGCCGGCAACGGCAGCGCCGAACGCCCAGCAGACCAGGCCGAGAGCGCGGCCGCCGACCCCGTCGCGCAGCTCGAAGCGGAGCGCGAAAAGGCCGAATCCTATTTCCGCAACTGGCAGCGCACCGCCGCCGACTTCGCCAACTACAAGCGGCGCGTCGAACAGGAGCGGAGCGAGTCCCACCGGCTCGCCAACGCTGCCCTCGTCATCAACCTGCTTCCCGTCTTCGATGACCTCGACCGTGCCGTCGCCTCCGTCGACTCGCACCTCGCAGGCCTCAACTGGGTCCAGGGCATCATCAACATCCACCAGAAGTTCTGGCGGCTCCTCGAATCCATGGGCGTCAGCGAAATCCCCGCCGAAGGCGCCCAGTTCGACCCGGCCTGCCACGAAGCCATCGCCCGCCAGGCCGGCCCCGAAGGCCGCGTCCTCCACGTCGTCCAGAAGGGCTACAACCTCGGCGGCAAAGTCCTCCGCCCCGCCATGGTCATCGTTGGCGACGGCACCACTCCCGAAGCCGGCCAGTCCGGCACCTGA
- the hrcA gene encoding heat-inducible transcriptional repressor HrcA, giving the protein MPLSERRARILALIVDDFVGSAQPVGSQALVERHRLPLSPATVRNEMAALEDEGMITHPHTSAGRIPSHRGYRYYVSALMPERSLSPQEQFTILHQFHQASRDLEEWVGLAASVLANSLHNMALVTQPRVAEVRLKQLQLVELTETRALLVVVTSDGGVHQRILDFPVAASQEYLSRLALRLNAELGGKTVAELPRTESAEPLGAVETAVIAALTDLLLREQAARVEEPVVEGVRELLRQPEFEKADRLLDALEAVEERRLRDAIPAEAVSDAGVAIVIGDENREGPYQEMSFVLARYGPPGGAAGIVGLLGPTRMHYSDAVAHVRYVSDILTELIREFYGGGE; this is encoded by the coding sequence ATGCCATTGTCAGAGCGCCGGGCCCGCATCCTCGCACTCATCGTCGACGACTTCGTCGGCTCGGCGCAGCCTGTCGGCTCGCAGGCCCTCGTCGAGCGCCACCGCCTGCCCCTCTCCCCCGCCACCGTCCGCAACGAGATGGCCGCGCTCGAAGACGAGGGCATGATCACCCACCCCCACACCTCCGCGGGCCGCATCCCCTCCCACCGCGGCTACCGCTACTACGTCTCCGCCCTCATGCCCGAACGCTCCCTCTCCCCCCAGGAGCAGTTCACCATCCTCCACCAGTTCCACCAGGCCTCGCGAGACCTCGAGGAGTGGGTCGGCCTCGCGGCCTCCGTCCTCGCCAACAGCCTCCACAACATGGCCCTCGTCACCCAGCCCCGCGTCGCCGAGGTCCGCCTCAAGCAGCTCCAGCTCGTCGAGCTGACCGAAACGCGCGCCCTCCTCGTCGTCGTCACCTCCGATGGCGGCGTCCACCAGCGCATCCTCGATTTCCCCGTCGCCGCCTCGCAGGAGTACCTCTCCCGCCTGGCGCTCCGGCTCAACGCCGAACTCGGCGGCAAGACCGTCGCCGAACTCCCGCGCACGGAGAGCGCCGAGCCGCTCGGCGCGGTCGAGACCGCTGTCATCGCCGCCCTCACCGACCTCCTCCTCCGCGAGCAGGCCGCCCGCGTCGAGGAGCCCGTCGTCGAAGGTGTCCGCGAACTCCTCCGCCAGCCCGAGTTCGAGAAGGCCGACCGTCTCCTCGATGCCCTCGAGGCCGTCGAGGAGCGCCGCCTCCGCGACGCCATCCCTGCCGAAGCCGTCTCCGACGCCGGCGTCGCCATCGTCATCGGCGACGAAAACCGCGAAGGCCCCTACCAGGAGATGTCCTTCGTCCTCGCCCGCTACGGGCCGCCGGGCGGCGCCGCCGGCATCGTCGGCCTGCTCGGCCCCACCCGCATGCACTACAGCGATGCCGTCGCCCACGTCCGCTACGTGAGCGACATCCTCACCGAACTGATCCGCGAATTCTACGGCGGTGGCGAATGA
- a CDS encoding response regulator yields MAATILVVDDDDPVRVMLARLLRTHGFTVLQAAHAAEARAILEREPVDLVISDIVMPGESGMELRRAVLETRPDLPFILISGYSAEGPAEFAARTPRTIFVQKPFAADQFLRLVEATLGTGHQRSGS; encoded by the coding sequence ATGGCGGCAACGATCCTCGTCGTCGATGACGATGACCCGGTGCGGGTGATGCTGGCCCGGCTGCTGCGCACGCACGGCTTTACGGTGCTGCAGGCGGCACATGCGGCCGAGGCGCGCGCGATCCTCGAGCGGGAGCCGGTCGACCTGGTGATCTCGGATATCGTGATGCCGGGGGAGTCGGGCATGGAGCTGCGCCGCGCGGTGCTGGAGACGCGGCCCGACCTGCCGTTCATCCTGATCAGCGGCTACAGCGCGGAAGGGCCGGCCGAGTTCGCAGCACGGACGCCGCGGACGATCTTCGTACAGAAGCCGTTTGCGGCGGACCAGTTCCTGCGACTGGTGGAGGCGACGCTCGGGACGGGGCATCAGCGCTCCGGCAGCTGA
- a CDS encoding Hsp20/alpha crystallin family protein, producing MSNLVRWNPFEEFGSLVPREWLARFGFPAETAWSPRCDVTERDDAFVVHAELPGVEAKDMEVTVENGVLTLKGEKRSERKEEEKGRTYSERFFGSFERRLAIPESVDVDRIEAKLKDGVLEVTLPKRAPEPKEPGRKIEIKTG from the coding sequence ATGTCCAATCTTGTCCGCTGGAATCCGTTCGAGGAGTTCGGGAGCCTGGTGCCGCGGGAGTGGCTGGCGCGGTTCGGGTTCCCGGCAGAGACGGCCTGGAGCCCGCGCTGCGACGTGACGGAGCGGGATGATGCGTTCGTGGTGCACGCGGAGCTCCCGGGCGTCGAGGCGAAGGACATGGAGGTGACGGTGGAGAACGGCGTGCTGACGCTGAAGGGCGAGAAGCGCTCGGAGCGGAAGGAAGAGGAGAAGGGCCGGACGTACAGCGAGCGGTTCTTCGGGTCGTTCGAGCGGCGGCTGGCGATCCCGGAGAGCGTGGACGTCGACCGGATTGAGGCGAAGCTGAAAGACGGGGTGCTGGAGGTGACGCTGCCGAAGCGGGCGCCGGAGCCGAAGGAGCCCGGGCGGAAGATCGAAATCAAGACCGGCTGA
- a CDS encoding copper chaperone PCu(A)C yields MNIYRTRVPFILMALVALLAALAAAACGGDDDDDEPAGAGQQFTLGDLTIVDPWVRTTTTDVTAAYMTIKSKGAADTLVSASSPIAGMVQLHEVITEGATSKMQEKPGGFPVPANGQVELKPGGYHVMLMDLKQQPKEGETVEITLKFEEAGEITITAPVKKAAGSSPDMNHGHGGGMGNSTPPGGMGGMSGMGSPTPAR; encoded by the coding sequence ATGAACATCTACCGCACCCGCGTCCCCTTCATCCTCATGGCGCTCGTCGCCCTCCTCGCCGCGCTGGCCGCCGCAGCCTGCGGCGGCGATGACGACGATGACGAGCCCGCAGGTGCCGGGCAGCAATTCACACTCGGCGACCTCACCATCGTCGACCCCTGGGTCCGCACCACGACCACCGACGTCACCGCGGCCTACATGACCATCAAAAGCAAGGGCGCGGCCGATACCCTCGTCAGCGCCTCGTCGCCCATCGCCGGCATGGTCCAGCTCCACGAGGTCATCACCGAAGGCGCCACCAGCAAGATGCAGGAGAAGCCCGGCGGCTTCCCCGTCCCCGCCAACGGCCAGGTCGAACTGAAGCCCGGCGGCTACCACGTCATGCTCATGGACCTGAAGCAGCAACCGAAGGAGGGCGAGACCGTCGAAATCACCCTGAAGTTTGAAGAGGCGGGCGAAATCACGATCACCGCACCCGTGAAGAAGGCCGCCGGCTCCAGCCCCGACATGAACCACGGCCACGGCGGCGGCATGGGCAACTCGACGCCACCTGGCGGCATGGGCGGCATGAGCGGCATGGGCTCCCCAACCCCCGCCCGGTAG
- a CDS encoding SCO family protein translates to MPRISWRTLALALAALALVPAAVACSSDDDDSAAGDAQYMGAIVTPPIEKPDAVLMDENGQPFDLRKETEGYVTLLYVGYTHCPDICPTHLYEISEALKKLDPDIRKQVRVVFATADPERDTPEQLKQYLDTFDPDFIGLTGTRDLMDQFQVALGLQPASRTDLGGGNYAVNHAAYVMAFTKDNYAYTVYPSGMGQKEWLNDLPLLVKKGFRSE, encoded by the coding sequence ATGCCCCGGATCTCCTGGCGCACCCTCGCCCTCGCCCTCGCCGCTCTCGCGCTTGTCCCCGCAGCCGTCGCCTGCTCCAGCGATGACGACGACAGCGCGGCCGGCGACGCGCAATACATGGGGGCGATCGTCACGCCGCCCATCGAAAAGCCCGATGCCGTCCTCATGGACGAGAACGGCCAGCCCTTCGACCTCCGCAAGGAGACCGAAGGCTACGTCACGCTGCTCTACGTCGGCTACACCCACTGCCCCGACATCTGCCCCACGCACCTCTACGAAATCAGCGAGGCGCTCAAGAAGCTCGACCCCGACATCCGCAAGCAGGTCAGGGTCGTCTTCGCAACGGCAGACCCGGAGCGTGACACGCCCGAGCAGCTCAAGCAGTACCTCGATACCTTCGACCCCGACTTCATCGGGCTGACCGGCACCCGCGACCTCATGGACCAGTTCCAGGTCGCCCTCGGCCTCCAGCCCGCCAGCCGCACCGACCTCGGCGGCGGAAACTACGCCGTCAACCACGCCGCCTACGTCATGGCCTTCACCAAAGACAACTACGCCTACACCGTCTACCCCTCCGGCATGGGGCAGAAGGAATGGCTCAACGACCTCCCACTCCTCGTCAAGAAAGGATTCCGCTCCGAATGA